TCCCGCGGGTCTTCGAGAAGGTGTCGCCGCGCACCGCCACCCCGGTCGCCGGCACCCTGATCGTCGGCGTGGTCTTCGCCCTCCCCGCGGCCTTCGCGCCGCTGGACGCGGTGGTCAACCTGTGCACCATCGGCACCCTCGCCACCATGGCCGCCGTGAACGTCTCCGTCATCGCGCTGCGCCGCCGCGAGCCGGGCCTGGCCCGCACCTTCCGGGTGCCGCTGTACCCGGTGACCCCGCTCCTCGGCGTCGGTTTCTGCCTCTACCTGATGTACGAGACGGGCGGCGCCACCTGGCTCCAGTTCGCGGTGTTCCTGGCGGTGGGGCTGCTGGTGTACACGGCCTACGGCCGCCGGCACTCCCGTCTCGCCCGCGCGGAGGTCACTCCGGAGAGCAACGCGGAGCGGGTACCGCAGGAAGCCTGAACCAGACCGCCTTGCCCGAGCCGGCGGGCCGGTGACCGCAGGACGAGCTGAGGGCGCGGATCAGCAGCAGACCGCGCCCGTGTTCCTGCCACGGGTCGGGCGGCTCGATCCCGGGGCGGGTGAGGTCGGCGGGCGGTGCCGGGTCCGGGTCGTGCACCTCGACCTGGCAGCCGGTCGGCCTCAGCTCCACCACCAGCTCGATCGGCGTCCCGCCCGAGGTGTGCTCCACGGCGTTGGCGACCAGCTCCGCCGTCAGCAGCTCCGCGGTGTCGCCGTCCGTCGTGTGCTCCAGCTCGGCCAGGGCCGTGCGCACCAGGGCACGGGCCACCGGCACGGCCGCGGCGGAGTGCGGCAGCGCGATGCGCCAGGAGGCGGGAGCTTTGGAGTGATCTTGCACGGCGGGTCCGTTTCGTGGAGCAGGGCGTCCTGTCCTGCTTTCAACCGTATGAATGGTACGGCGCCACCCGGCAGAGCCGTTCGACGGGCACCCCCGGGACCTTCGACCCTCCGGTACGGGACCAAAGTATCGCGCACTCGTGACGACGGTCACGGAAGGGTGATAACTTCGAAGGGCCGCGAGACACCACGCTCA
The Streptomyces sp. NBC_01723 genome window above contains:
- a CDS encoding ATP-binding protein, with the translated sequence MQDHSKAPASWRIALPHSAAAVPVARALVRTALAELEHTTDGDTAELLTAELVANAVEHTSGGTPIELVVELRPTGCQVEVHDPDPAPPADLTRPGIEPPDPWQEHGRGLLLIRALSSSCGHRPAGSGKAVWFRLPAVPAPRCSPE